The region GGAAGGATTACATTCGATGGGTGGAAGTCGGTAATCCGCCTGCTTCTATCAGCGATTCCTCGGATGACTTACGGCATACACTCACGGTTCATTTTCCGAAATCGATTCCTTCTGGCATCTCGGCCATCGATGTGCTCGTCAACGAAGGAACCGCCATCGCATATGCTGATGCAACCGGCCAAACCGAGCGTGCTCATCCATTTCAAACGCAGCCGACCGGCCTTTATCAGGCCCAACGTCCCTTCGAGCAGATCATCAAGACGCAGGAAATCTTACGAACGACGACATGTACCGAGCGGATTCGTTTCCGCGGAAACGCCCGACGATTCCCACTTCAAATTTCCGGCACTAAGCGACCCGACAGCATTACTCAAGTTGTCGACATCAATCCTTTCCCGTTCCGGCAACCTAACGTTTCGGTCTCGGGCGAGCTGTCTGGCACGGCCGATGTCATTTTCATTCTCGACTGCTCTGGCTCGATGGCCAAGCTTGTTCCTGGCAATCCCCCGGCGTCACGCATGAGTATTGCCAAAGGGGTTCTCAAGGACATTCTGGGAACGATGGCGAGCCCCAAAGGGCAGTTTCGCGTTTTGACGTATGCGTTTGGAAGTCGTGTCGGCTGGGACGCGGATAATCAACCGATCCAGCGACCTGGGGCTGACGTGCCCGCAGGCATCGTTCCGGCCAACGATGTCATGACGTTGGTCAACGACAACTTGGCTCCACTATTGAATCGCACGCCGCAGCGAAACGAACCAGGCGTCGACGTGGCTCGAATTCAAGATGCAATTGAAGACCTGGAAGCCTACGGCGAAACGCCACTCTACTACTCAATTTCACGCGCGCTACAAAAAGTTGACCCTAGCAAACCGACCCAAATCATCGTGATTACGGATGGAGCGAACGATCAGGCAGACGACCCCAGCAGTCGTCCTTATCGAACAAGCGCGATCAACTTGATTGATGAGCTCGAGAAGCCAAAGTACCGTAATTTACAGCTTCAAGTGGTCGGTTTCGCTTTAGGCGAACAAGCACGCAATTTGCAAACCAATCCCAATTCGCGTCCCAAAGCGAACACGCTTGCCGAGATCGCCTGGTTGGCGAAGGAACGAGGCCGCGGCGGTTTCATTCCAGCCGATCAACAGATTGAGCTGAAACGAAAAATCGAAGACCTGATCAAAACGAAAATCTACTTTTCGGTCCAACGAACGGATGATCCGAAAGAGCCGGTTCCGTACGACTTCGGAGAAATCTGGTATGCCAAGGATCGATTTGACAACCAGCGTCACGACTACATCGTTCGAGAACTTCATACAGATGACACCGCAGAGATTCAATTGCGTGGGGGCGAAAGAGTTCGCCTCGGATACGATGGCAAATTGAAGCAGCTAATCTTCACCGACGATCCAACGGACGAAGCTGCTCAGGCCACCATCTCTGTGCATGATGCTTTGAATTTCGAGGGGGAATACCTCGCGCAGATTCTTAACTTCCAGTCGCCCGACGCCGATACAGGCACGCTTGAAATTCCAATTCGTCTCGAGAACACGAACAACACTTACTTTACCGTTCGCCCTTTTCATATTTGGGCCGAAATCCAACCGAGCGTGACCAACGCGTTCAAACCGAACGAACTGTTCGAGACACGTTACTTCGGCGATCTGCTTTTACGAAATGAAACGCAGTTTCCCGAGTTTCTCATCCGCCTGAACCAGTGGCAGCCGGCTGCCAAATGGGCCAGAGTCAAAGTTTATACGCAGCTTGAAAAGCCAATCAAACCAAGGAAGTCGATCTCGCTCCGCGACTTGCTGGTAAACAACGTGACCAACACCGACGCCGATTTCGAGGCTGGCGACTTCACAGTCGAATCGTCGACCAGCTTGGATCAGTACAAATATCAGATCGTCGTTCGCGTCGAGCCTGGGACGCAGGGCATCCAGCCGCACCATGTTGGCATCTTCCCTGCTCCGCCGCGGATCCAGCGGACGTACACAATTGCTGGCGACGGAAGCAAGGAGATCCTCAGCATCACCCATCGCTTCATGTACGAAAGTAAAAACGATGTCGAGGCGGCCGCCAATCCTCGAGTCGATATCTGGACACGCGAACAGCTGACGACCGGAGCTCCTTCTTTCACGCTCGACGTGCAAATCCCGAAGTGGTAATCCCCGGCTCTGCCACTTCGGAAGTTAGGCAAGCTGCGCAGGACACTTTGCCAAACCCCAAAGCCTGAGAACGTATTCCGCTTCGACACTTTCAGTGCGATGAGGTACGTATCAAGCTGCTGGCGGCACGCCAATATATTGCCGCAAATCATTACAGTTATTCCACTTGCGACCTTTGAATGCTCGTTCCAATGGGTTGCTGCCAGATTTCCAAGATTCTTTCGGAAATCCACGCAACGATGTCCGCGACGCGTCGTAAACCTAGATACATTCAGGGGAAGCGGGGCCAACCTGAGATCAATCACAGGGGTTTCGCGCTAGACACACGAGCCTAAGCCGATTCCATCGTACACCTACATTTCATGACTGAGGGAGAGATTAGTAATGTCTGGTTTCATTCAATTTCCGAACATCCCAGGTGAAAGCAACGATACCGATCACAAGGATTGGATTAACCTCCTGTCCATCAGCGAAAGCATCACGCGTGCCGCTTCGCAGGGTTCGTCCGGTTCGTCGCGACACGTCCAAAGTGCTATCTTCGGCGACATTGTCTGCGTGAAGGAAATGGACAAGTCGACTCCAAAGCTGATCGAATCGGTCGCCGCTGGTACCGTGCACAGCAAAGTCAAAATCGACATGGTCATGTCCCTCGGCGATAAGGGCAAACGCCTTCCGTTCTTCCAGTTCGAGCTGGATAACGTGATCGTTACCTCGTACAGCTTCAGTGCGAATGTCGAAGGGGACGGCGTTGTGCCGACCGAATCGTTCTCGCTGAACGCCGAAATGATCAAGTGGACCTACACCCAGTACGGCAAAGACGGCTCGAACAAGGGCAAAGTCGAAGCCAAGTGGGATGTCGAAGCCGGCAAGAACGGCTAAAACGCTCCGATCGAATGGACGCAGGGGAGCTCTATCCGTCTCCCCTGCGTTTTTGCGTTCAATAACCAGCGAACGCCGAACCAACCGCAACGCACCGGGCATGTTGGTTTTTCGTCAGCCTTTCCATCTTGGACGTTCCACCGACCATGAACAAAGCTCAAGAGAATCGTGCGTACACCCTGGAAGACCAACTGGGGGAAGATTTCTATCTCTTGTCGTTCACCGGCAGCGAAGGAATCTCCAAGCTCTTTAGCTATCAGCTGCACCTCGCATCACGACGCGACGACATGCAGCACAAGCCAGAGGAAATCCTGAACAAGGAGGCCAAGCTTCGTTTCTATGTTGGCGATTCAGATACTCGCTACGTCAAAGGTTACATCAATCGTTTTTCGTCCGACTACCAGCCAGGCGTGCTGGCCGGCTTCCATGCCGAACTTGTCCCGTGGCTTTGGTTTCTCACGCAAACGTCTGACTGCCGAATCTTCGAGGATAAATCGATTCCCGATATCATCGAGGATGTCTTCAATTCCGACCCGATTAAAGACATAGCCAAGTTCGAGCGAAAATTAGAGAACAACTATCCGAAGCTGGAATACTGCGTTCAATATCGCGAAACCGACTTTAATTTCGTCAGTCGCCTGATGGAAGAAGCCGGCATCTTCTATTTCTTCGATTTCTCGGGCGATGGGTCCAATAGCAATAAGCTAATCATGGCCGACAATGCCCAAGCCTACTTCGACTCGATCGAGAAAAACCCGATCCAACGCACCACGTCGGCTGGAACGCACAACGTTGGCCCTGAAATTCTTGACTGGGAACACCGCTACGAATTTGTCGCCGGTAAGTGGACTCATTCCGATCATACTTTCAAAGAACCTTACGAGAACTTTGAAAAGAACTCGGAAACTAAAATCAGCAACAAACTTGCATCCGACTTCAAAAAGTACGAGATGTACGATTACCCCGGCAACTTTGTCGACTCGAAGTCGTCCAGCAACGGCAGCACCCAGTCGACCGATTTATCGAAGGTACGAATCGGCGAAGAGGAGCACCCGTTCGATCGCGTCACCGGCACAAGCGATTGCGTTTCGTTTGCCGCAGGCAGTAAGTTCACGCTCAATTCCAAGCGTGTTCCAGCGGACGACAGCAAGACGTTTGCCATCATTTCCGTGCAGCATTCCGGCAGCAACCCCAACTACGCCACCGGTCCTGCCGCCGGCGGAAAGTACACAAATTCGTTTACATGCGTCCCGGAAAGCTACGTCTTTAATCCTCCGCGAACGACTCCGAAACCAACCGTTGGTGGCATTCAAACGGCGACGGTGATCGGTCCCGAAGGGGAAGAGATCCACACCGACGAGCATGCTCGAATCAAATGTCTGTTTCATTGGGCTCGCCCGGAAAACAGCGACCGAAAAAAACCTAGTACGCAAACATCTTGTTGGATCCGTGTGGCCCAGGCATCGGCCGGCAAAAAGTGGGGGTTCCTTTCGATCCCTCGCGTCGGACAGGAAGTAGTCGTCGACTTTCTCGATGGCAATCCCGACCGGCCGCTGGTCGTCGGTTCGGTTTATAACTCGACTCAGGAAACCGCCTACAAGCTTCCTGACGACATGGCGAAGACCTACTTCAAAACGAACAGCACGCCTGGCGGTGAAGGCTTTAACGAGCTGTTCTTCGATGACAAAGCGGAAAAGGAACGCATCTTTCTGCATGCACAGAAAGATCTCGACGTCCGCGTCTTGAACGATTCGAGAAATCGCACGTTCGGCAATCGATCGCAAATCATTGGTTACGAGGACAAGGAAGGTAAACGTGGCGGTTGGCAGCGTGAGTTGATCTATCAGGACAAAGAGATCAACGTCAAACGCCACCAGATTGAACATATCGAAGGCAATCATCAAATGATGGTTGGCCACGGCGACGAGTCGACAGGTGGCAACATCGCCTTGGTCGTCGAAAAAAGTGTCGGCATCCTGATCGGCTCCGAAGGCCTCGAGATGACCTGTGAAGGAGACTCGAAACAGCACACCGAAGGCGACCACGAACTGCTCGTCGATGGTGATATTATGCAGAAGAGCAAAAACCTGCACTTCACCGTCGACTCAAGTTTCAATACGTCCAGCAACGAGATCAGCACTTCCGCGAGTACTGGTATCGATATTGAGGCTGGAACCACGTTCAACCAAACCGCGGATCAAACCATCAATATCAAGGGTGGTATGAATGTCAACATTCAAGCGGGGGCTAGCCTCTCGTTGAGCGTTGGCGGCAACTTCATCAGTATCAACCCCGGCGGTATTTTCATTCAGGGAACGCTGGTCAACATCAACAGCGGCGGTTCGTCGACCCCCGCTCAAGCCGCTTCCACGACAACTCCGACCGCACCGACAGGTCCGGAGGAAACCGTCACCAAAGCAGCCCCTACCGAACCTGCTATGGCCCACGACGAGAAAACAGGCTTCAAGTCGTTGCCAGAGTAACTTGTACTTTAGGAGTCACCCCATGCCCCCTGCTGCACGAATTACTGACATGCATACCTGCCCTTTGGTCAATCCAGGGCCGGTGCCTCACGTGGGCGGCCCAGTCTGCATGGGAGCTCCCAACGTCATGATTGGCTTCATGCCGGCGGCTCGCGTCGGCGATATGGCCGTCTGCACTGGCCCTCCTGATGTGATCGCCAAAGGGTCCGCCACCGTGATGATTGGTTTTATGCCAGCGGCTCGGCTGGGGGATACTACGGCTCATGGGGGATCGATTGTCGCTGGCTGTCCCCAAGTCATGATCGGCGGATAGACTCGTTACGCATTATCGCGTCTTTCGTGTACACATGTCGAATACTATTTTAAAAGTGCGTAATTCCCGAGAGTTACGCACTTCGTTTTTGCGCGAAACGCGAGTGTAACAATCGCGGCCGCTGTTTTGGCGTTTCCCGCATCTCGAAAATCAGCGAAAATCGACCATCATCCGACGCACACTTTGCAAGATCTCGCGCAAACTTATTCGACGCTTGGACAATACTTCGTTACAATAAGCGCGATGCTGATCGGCAGCGATGTTAAGGGAGTTTGCTACGGTGCAAAAAGAAAAGGCATACCGCAGTGGCATGCCTTCAAACAGAACCGAATCTATTTTCTCAATCTTTTTAGCCGACCAATTCAGGTGGGCATGGCAAACCGAGCGTTCGCCAGGTGCGGATCTCGGAATCGTTCTTGAAGATCACCCAGCGAGAGCCTCGTTCGATTTCCAGCAGAACAGCCGAGATGCCATCCAGGAAACCGTAGTTGCTGTATTGGCCATCGGAATAAAGGTGATTCAGCAGTTCGGCGGGGCTCGCCAGTTCGTTGGTCAGGCGATAGGCCAGGCTCATGAACTCTAACTTGTTCAGTCGGCTTGCCATGCAGATCAACGCATCTTGTCCCCACGTGCTGCGTAAGATTCCGTGGAACGCCATCGCGTCCCGCTTGGGGATCAGCAATTGCGTGCTGGAAATCTGAACGGCACCGGCAGCGATCGCTTCGTTATAGAACGTCGGCTGCTGCTGCGGCTGAAGTCGCGAGAAGTTGACAATCGCGTACAGGAACCGATTCTGTCCGATGAAGTCCGCCACGTCGGTAGGTGGTTTCACTTCATTGCGAGGGCAGAAATAGGTCATCCCCGAAGGCGCCAATCGTGTCTCGTATCGCATCTGTAATCCACGTTCCAGCTCGGAAGCGGAAAGGGATCGCTGCGGTACGTTGTCCATACCGGAAACGCTGGGCGGAGCCGGGGGTGGAGAACTTGGGCCAGGGTCGATGTTTTGAGATGGCATCTGCACCGAACGGCGGCCTGGGTAATCGCTTCCCAGCCCGGCATTGCGGCGGACATCTTTGAACGATTGACTGCTCAGCCGCGGATAGTTCTGCACGGTCTTCGAGTCGTACTGACCGCTGGCAGTCGTGAAGTAGGGATTGTTTTCCGGAGCAATCGATTCGGTCCGATCATAGTCGAACTGGGCCGCTTTGCTGCCAGGGGTCGCTTGCGGATCGGCCAGCATCGGTGGTTCCGGAGCGGCATTGCTACCGGGCAAATCGTTCACCGAAAGGATCTGAAACTGCGTTTTTCCGGCAACGACCACGTCGCCATCATGCAACTGCATCGATGTCCCGACTTTCGCTCCATTAACGAAGGTACCATTGCGGCTTTGCAGGTCCTTCAGGACGATCGAATCCCCATCGAGGGAGATCGAAAAATGGAGCCCGGAAAGATGAGGATCGTCCGGCACAGTCAGGTCGGCTTGCGTAGTTCGACCAACGCGCACGGTTTGCTCCGCGTCGAGCCAAACACGACGGTTACCGGAAGTCACTGAATAAATTTGAAGCGCGAAACGCAAGAGAAAACTCCGTCAGCGAAAAGACCGTTTGCCCGTGGATCTTCTGTTATCGCTTATTTAATTATCTAACAATAGAGATTCGCGTCGCTCGGTTTTCCAAAATATCTGGCGCGATTTGGGAAAATTGCGTGAAATTGGCAGCATTTCGCCCTAACACATCATGATGTGTGGATGAAAAATGCTATCGCGTCACTTCTGGCTGCATGCTGGACACTACCTCGCGCTTGGTTGGCGATTCCCCCTCGGCATCGATAGCCAAGTTTCCGGGCAGGTCGGTCGTGAACCACAAAATGGCACTACGGTCGAGCGACGATGTCAGCAACATGGAACTATCTGGTGAAAAGGCAATCGACGAGATTTCTTTTCGATGCCCCTTCAGCGGAACGAACTGCTGGATGTGCAATTCGCCCTGCTCTGGGACGGCTCCTTCTTCCATGCCAGCTTCCGGACGGACAGGACGATCGACAAACCAGACCGTCAACGAACCGTCGAAGCTGCCGGTCACCAGACGATCGCCATTGGCCGAGAACGCGGCCCCTGTCACGTCGGTGGAGTGGCCGGAGAGAATCTTCGGCTCGGTGGCAGCCAAGTCGGTGACTTGGGCATCGGTCCACAATCGCACGCCCTTATCGGAACTTGTCGCCGCGAAGCGATCTCCCTTTTGCGAAACGGTCAGGCTATGGTATCGGCCAGGGTGCTGAGCAAACGGTTGCCCCAGCGGAGTCCAATCGGTCGCCGAGATCAATTGAAGCTGACCGACACGATGCTCGCCGTTGTCGGCGTCAGGCGTTATCTGACTGGTCGCGACCATCAAGATTGGTTTGCCGTCTTGAGCGGCCCACGCCAACGCATCGATCGACGCACCATCGATCGGCAACGAACGCGTGACCACCTTCTGACCTAAGTCGATGATATCGATCTTCCCGGCCGATCCCCCCACAGCGAGCAAGTCGCCAGAGAGCGCCGCTGCTTCAACGGCCTGGTAGTCGGCATCGAACTGATGCAGCAACGTACCGCTGGCAGCGTCCCACAAGCGAACCAGGCCATCGACATGCGCGGTGACCACTTGTTGATCGTTCTGGTAGAAGTCGCAGAAGACGACGGCCCGAGAAGGGGCCATGCGAGCCAGGCTTTTTTGCTTGGCCAGGTCCCACTCTTCCATGTCGCGATTGCTGAAGCTGACGAGAATATCGTTTGGCTTGCCAGGAATGAAATCGACTTGGGACACTTCGCGAGATCCGGTCCCAGCGGTATCGATCCCTTTTCGCGAGAACGTCAAGATCTCGGTCTTGTTCTGGCCTACTTTCCACTGGCCAATGTCGCGGTCGCCCAGGCTGTGTTGCTGGACGAAGTAAACCGCTTGATTGTCGGCCGAGATCGCCGGGTAAGCGGCAACTCCGGAACAA is a window of Bremerella sp. TYQ1 DNA encoding:
- a CDS encoding type VI secretion system tube protein Hcp is translated as MSGFIQFPNIPGESNDTDHKDWINLLSISESITRAASQGSSGSSRHVQSAIFGDIVCVKEMDKSTPKLIESVAAGTVHSKVKIDMVMSLGDKGKRLPFFQFELDNVIVTSYSFSANVEGDGVVPTESFSLNAEMIKWTYTQYGKDGSNKGKVEAKWDVEAGKNG
- a CDS encoding type VI secretion system Vgr family protein, with amino-acid sequence MNKAQENRAYTLEDQLGEDFYLLSFTGSEGISKLFSYQLHLASRRDDMQHKPEEILNKEAKLRFYVGDSDTRYVKGYINRFSSDYQPGVLAGFHAELVPWLWFLTQTSDCRIFEDKSIPDIIEDVFNSDPIKDIAKFERKLENNYPKLEYCVQYRETDFNFVSRLMEEAGIFYFFDFSGDGSNSNKLIMADNAQAYFDSIEKNPIQRTTSAGTHNVGPEILDWEHRYEFVAGKWTHSDHTFKEPYENFEKNSETKISNKLASDFKKYEMYDYPGNFVDSKSSSNGSTQSTDLSKVRIGEEEHPFDRVTGTSDCVSFAAGSKFTLNSKRVPADDSKTFAIISVQHSGSNPNYATGPAAGGKYTNSFTCVPESYVFNPPRTTPKPTVGGIQTATVIGPEGEEIHTDEHARIKCLFHWARPENSDRKKPSTQTSCWIRVAQASAGKKWGFLSIPRVGQEVVVDFLDGNPDRPLVVGSVYNSTQETAYKLPDDMAKTYFKTNSTPGGEGFNELFFDDKAEKERIFLHAQKDLDVRVLNDSRNRTFGNRSQIIGYEDKEGKRGGWQRELIYQDKEINVKRHQIEHIEGNHQMMVGHGDESTGGNIALVVEKSVGILIGSEGLEMTCEGDSKQHTEGDHELLVDGDIMQKSKNLHFTVDSSFNTSSNEISTSASTGIDIEAGTTFNQTADQTINIKGGMNVNIQAGASLSLSVGGNFISINPGGIFIQGTLVNINSGGSSTPAQAASTTTPTAPTGPEETVTKAAPTEPAMAHDEKTGFKSLPE
- a CDS encoding PAAR domain-containing protein codes for the protein MPPAARITDMHTCPLVNPGPVPHVGGPVCMGAPNVMIGFMPAARVGDMAVCTGPPDVIAKGSATVMIGFMPAARLGDTTAHGGSIVAGCPQVMIGG
- a CDS encoding FHA domain-containing protein, which codes for MRFALQIYSVTSGNRRVWLDAEQTVRVGRTTQADLTVPDDPHLSGLHFSISLDGDSIVLKDLQSRNGTFVNGAKVGTSMQLHDGDVVVAGKTQFQILSVNDLPGSNAAPEPPMLADPQATPGSKAAQFDYDRTESIAPENNPYFTTASGQYDSKTVQNYPRLSSQSFKDVRRNAGLGSDYPGRRSVQMPSQNIDPGPSSPPPAPPSVSGMDNVPQRSLSASELERGLQMRYETRLAPSGMTYFCPRNEVKPPTDVADFIGQNRFLYAIVNFSRLQPQQQPTFYNEAIAAGAVQISSTQLLIPKRDAMAFHGILRSTWGQDALICMASRLNKLEFMSLAYRLTNELASPAELLNHLYSDGQYSNYGFLDGISAVLLEIERGSRWVIFKNDSEIRTWRTLGLPCPPELVG